Proteins encoded by one window of Aphidius gifuensis isolate YNYX2018 linkage group LG2, ASM1490517v1, whole genome shotgun sequence:
- the LOC122850190 gene encoding BAG family molecular chaperone regulator 2: MENPIPQIMESSESEYKKPKDRLVNLLDQIELRVEQLRRDALRLEEEKDTMLTTLDTLRTNEILTFLEEADKDDVLRYADRLSMRTLTVDVLVKVQRDLVQQEALHQVNGLIDSLVISLKSDPCSTRNRCAAFMSACSSHGNDYSDKVFETAILGCTLDDQKRVKKRLQGLLDYIDKVHTFEMQ; encoded by the exons atggaAAATCCAATTCCTCAAATAATGGAAAGCAGTGAGAGCgaatataaaaaaccaaaagatAGGTTAGTTAATTTACTTGATCAAATTGAATTAAGAGTTGAACAATTAAGACGTGATGCACTTAgacttgaagaagaaaaagatacAATGTTAACAACCCTTGATACACTAagaacaaatgaaattttaacatttttggaAGAAG CTGACAAAGATGATGTTTTACGATATGCTGATCGTCTCTCGATGAGAACTTTGACTGTTGATGTACTTGTCAAGGTACAGCGTGATCTGGTTCAACAAGAAGCTCTTCATCag GTAAATGGTTTGATTGATAGTCTTGTCATCAGCTTGAAGAGTGATCCATGCTCAACAAGAAATCGTTGTGCTGCATTTATGAGTGCCTGTTCATCACATGGAAATGATTATTCTGATAAAGTATTTGAAACAGCTATATTAGGCTGTACCTTGGATGATCAAAAACGTGTTAAAAAACGTTTACAAGGTCTTCttgattatattgataaagttCATACATTCGAAATGCAATGA
- the LOC122850173 gene encoding ras-related protein Rab-23, with protein MREEELEISLKVVIVGNGAVGKSSMIQRFCKGTYTRDYKKTIGVDFLERQIEIDNEDVRLMLWDTAGQEEFDAITAAYYRGAHACVLAFSGTDRDSFDAIPSWKLKIEKECGEIPTVLVQNKIDLVEQCQVDPEEAERLGRALGCKLLRTSVKEDVGVVSVFRHLASRCLLEMRRCEDDYQDDLNMYSSGPRSPSLISAFSPNECTRTNGNGTIVLRPGGGRQRHHKKKSFVKNACRIL; from the exons ATGCGCGAGGAAGAGCTCGAAATATCACtcaag gtGGTCATAGTTGGAAATGGAGCAGTTGGTAAATCGTCAATGATACAAAGATTTTGCAAAGGAACATATACAAGagattacaaaaaaacaattggtgTTGATTTTTTAGAACGTCAAATTGA AATTGATAACGAAGATGTGAGACTTATGCTTTGGGATACAGCTGGTCAAGAAGAATTTGATGCAATAACAGCAGCATATTATCGTGGTGCACATGCATGTGTATTGGCATTTTCTGGTACAGATAGAGATTCATTTGATGCAATACCATCATGGaagttaaaaattgaaaaagaatgtGGTGAAATACCAACAGTTCttgtacaaaataaaattgatcttgTTGAACAATGCCAAGTTGATCC AGAAGAGGCTGAAAGACTTGGTAGAGCATTGGGCTGTAAATTATTACGAACATCAGTCAAAGAAGACGTTGGTGTTGTAAGTGTATTTCGTCATTTAGCATCAAGATGTCTTTTAGAAATGCGACGATGTGAAGATGACTATCAAGATGATCTCAACATGTATTCATCTGGACCAAGATCACCCTCTCTTATCA gTGCATTTAGTCCTAATGAGTGTACACGAACAAATGGAAATGGTACAATTGTTTTACGTCCTGGAGGTGGTAGGCAAcgtcatcataaaaaaaaaagttttgtcaAGAATGCATGTCGTATTTTGTGA
- the LOC122850693 gene encoding neprilysin-2-like, protein MIFLYHQSNAVALRKKRADVHVPMNIDTTNPDVCTTKTCNEAAALLSKNMDTSVNPCDDFYAYTCGGFINSTIIPDDKKTIGIFGLINDRIQKQLRMTLNDTSESSSNDPRYAKLAKKLYKICMNQDVDEDQSNATLMNYLDQIGGWPILKGKQWNETLFDWKKNIIKVNKNTSFWLMSYFKLDVVMDIMNNSQHVIYLNGFFPGVSRKYMLNGFDDKHVKNYFNYMVNVSVAMGADKISAQTELKQVLDFEIKLAELTHALEETQKTTTIYNPITLGQLTNLSTFFPWKEYINYHLNISITDDEIIIVSNVNFFVSLGELIDTVPKKVLANFEAWKLIQSTAMHMNGEIKNIQKNYKMIQTGALKSEEKWIECVKILSSQMSIATSALYVHKNFDKNNKYNVNTLVENLQNQYVKNLENISWMDNVTRSRAVDKARKIGRSIAYPDELLNASKVNELYDEMEFTGDTYLENIIILNCHNKMQKWKSLRKITDQSYWMIFGNSVHLGQAFYYSLFNRIILPAGILQGEFYNNDLPSFMNYARIGMITGHEIAHGFDEMGKIFDGNGNLFDWWEESTSKKYHEKIKCIVKQYGNYTVKQVGMKINGSTTKEENFADNGGVKIAYLAYNDWLIKNYNLEQKLSGFLNFTSRQMFWISYGSTWCEKSRTEFLIHSINIGAHCPHEFRVSGPLSNLDEFSKDFKCPVGSKMNPKTKCTVW, encoded by the exons ATGATATTCCTTTATCAccag TCAAATGCTGTTGCTTTGAGGAAAAAACGAGCTGATGTACATGTACCCATGAATATTGACACGACAAATCCTGATGTTTGTACAACAAAAACTTGCAACGAAGCTg cTGCTTTGTTATCTAAAAATATGGATACAAGTGTAAATCCTTGTGATGATTTTTATGCATACACTTGTGGTGGATTTATCAACTCAACAATAATAccagatgataaaaaaaccatTGGAATTTTTGGCTTAATCAATGATCGAATACAGAAACAATTACGAATGACCTTGAATGACACATCAGAGTCATCATCAAATGATCCAAGGTATGCTAAATTAGctaaaaaattgtacaaaatttgTATGAATCAAGACGTAGATGAAGATCAAAGTAATGCTactttaatgaattatttggaTCAAATTGGTGGCTGGCCAATTTTAAAAGGAAAACAATGGAATGAAACTTTATttgattggaaaaaaaatatcattaaagtcaataaaaatacaagtttttGGTTGAtgagttattttaaattagatgTAGTTATggatataatgaataattctcaacatgttatttatttaaatggtttttttccTGGTGTTTCACGAAAATACATGTTAAATGGCTTTGATGATAAACatgtcaaaaattattttaactacATGGTCAATGTATCTGTTGCCATGGGTGCTGATAAAATATCTGCTCAAACAGAACTAAAACAAGTACTTGACTTTGAAATTAAACTTGCTGAATTAACACATGCACTTGAAGAAACTCAAAAAACTACAACTATTTATAATCCAATTACTCTTGGTCAATTGACAAACCtttcaacattttttccatggaaagaatatataaattatcatttaaatatatcaataactgatgatgaaataattattgttagtaatgtaaatttttttgtatcattggGTGAACTAATTGATACTGTACCAAAAAAAGTACTTGCTAATTTTGAAGCATGGAAATTAATTCAAAGTACAGCTATGCATATGAATGgcgaaattaaaaatatacaaaaaaattataagatgATACAAACTGGTGCATTGAAGAGTGAAGAAAAATGGATAGAAtgtgttaaaattttatcgtcACAAATGTCAATTGCAACGAGTGCATTATATGtgcataaaaattttgataaaaataataaatacaatgtaAATACACTGGTGGAAAATTTGCAAAATcaatatgttaaaaatttagaaaatatcagTTGGATGGATAATGTTACAAGGTCAAGAGCTGTTGATAAAGCCAGAAAAATAGGACGTAGTATTGCTTATcctgatgaattattaaatgctAGTAAAGTCAATGAATTATATGATGAAATGGAATTTACTGGAGACACttatttggaaaatataattattttaaattgtcataataaaatgcaaaaatgGAAATCATTGAGAAAAATAACTGATCAAAGTTATTGGATGATTTTTGGAAATTCTGTACATCTAGGACaagctttttattattcactttTTAATCGTATCATACTCCCAGCTGGAATTCTTCAAGGAGAATTTTACAACAATGATCTTCCAAGTTTCATGAATTATGCTAGAATTGGAATGATAACTGGGCATGAGATTGCACATGGTTTCGATGAAATGGGAAAGATATTTGATGGCAAtggaaatttatttgactGGTGGGAAGAAAgtacaagtaaaaaatatcatgaaaaaattaaatgtattgtTAAACAGTATGGAAATTATACTGTCAAGCAAGTTGGCATGAag ataaatggTAGTAcaacaaaagaagaaaattttgCAGATAATGGTGGAGTTAAAATTGCATATTTAGCTTACAATGATTGgctgattaaaaattacaatttagaacaaaaattatctggttttttaaattttacatcaaGACAAATGTTTTGGATTAGTTATGGAAGTACATGGTGTGAAAAATCTAGAACTGAATTTTTGATACATTCAATCAACATTGGTGCACATTGTCCACATGAATTTCGAGTCAGTGGACCATTGTCAAATCTCGATGAATTTTCGAAAGACTTTAAGTGTCCAGTTGGCTCTAAAATGAATCCAAAAACAAAATGTACTgtatggtaa
- the LOC122850123 gene encoding tyrosine-protein kinase Src42A, whose product MGNCFSSPADAETEKPDRIGNPSIEAVAQASPVPTPPPDPIRPMPQIPDTDVPTAKIFVALYDYDARTDEDLSFRKGEHLEILNDTQGDWWLARSKRTRQEGYIPSNYVAKLKSIEAEPWYFRKIKRIEAEKKLLLPENDHGAFLIRDSESRHNDYSLSVRDGDTVKHYRIRQLDEGGFFIARRTTFRNLQDLVEHYSKDADGLCVNLCKPCVQVEKPVTEGLSHRTRDQWEIDRSSLKFVRKLGQGQFGEVWEGLWNNTTSVAIKTLKTGTMDAKDFLAEAQIMKKLRHLKLIQLYAVCTMEEPIYIITELMRNGSLLEYLQGKGRGLKLTQLIDMSAQIAAGMAYLESQNYIHRDLAARNVLVADGNVVKIADFGLARLIKEDEYEARIGARFPIKWTAPEAANYSKFSIKSDVWSFGILLTELVTYGRIPYPGMTNAEVLHQVEHGYRMPCPPSCPNALYDIMLECWNKDPMKRPTFETLQWKLEDFFTMEGSEYKEASGY is encoded by the exons atgggaaattGTTTCAGTAGTCCGGCTGATGCCGAGACTGAAAAACCAGATAGAATTGGTAATCCAAGTATTGAAGCTGTTGCACAAGCAAGTCCAgtaccaacaccaccaccagatCCAATAAGACCAATGCCACAAATACCAGATACAGATGTACCAACagctaaaatatttgttgcacTTTATGATTATGATGCAAGAACAGATGAAGATCTTAGTTTTCGTAAGGGTGAACATTTAGAGATTTTAAATGATACACAGGGTGATTGGTGGCTTGCTAGAAGTAAGAGAACAAGACAAGAAGGATATATACCTAGTAATTATGTTGccaaattaaaatcaattgaagctGAACC atggTACTTCAGAAAGATAAAACGTAttgaagctgaaaaaaaattactactaCCAGAAAATGATCATGGTGCATTTTTAATTCGTGATTCAGAAAGTAGACACAATGATTATTCACTTTCTG ttcgTGATGGTGATACAGTTAAGCATTATCGTATTCGACAATTAGACGAAGGAGGATTCTTCATTGCAAGAAGAACGACATTTAGAAATCTTCAAGATCTCGTTGAACATTATAGCAAAGATGCTGATGGTCTATGTGTTAATCTCTGTAAACCATGTGTacag GTTGAGAAACCTGTGACTGAGGGTTTAAGTCATCGTACTCGAGATCAATGGGAAATTGATCgttcatcattaaaatttgttagaAAATTAGGCCAAGGACAATTTGGTGAAGTATGGGAAGGTTTATGGAATAATACAACATCTGTTGCAATAAAAACACTTAAAACTGGTACAATGGATGCTAAAGATTTTCTTGCTGAAGcacaaataatgaaaaaattacgtcatttaaaattaatacaattatatGCTGTTTGTACAATGGAAGAgccaatatatattataactgAATTAATGAGAAATGGTAGTTTATTGGAATATTTACAAGGTAAAGGACGTGGTCTTAAATTAACACAATTAATTGATATGTCTGCACAAATTGCTGCTGGTATGGCATATCTTGAAtcacaaaattatatacacagAGATTTAGCAGCACGTAATGTTCTTGTTGCTGATGGTAATGTTGTTAAAATTGCTGATTTTGGTCTTGCAAGATTAATTAAAGAAGATGAATATGAAGCTAGAATTGGTGCAAGATTTCCAATTAAATGGACAGCACCTGAAGCAGCTAATTACAGTAAATTTAGTATTAAATCAGATGTTTGGTCATTTGGTATTTTATTGACTGAATTGGTTACTTATGGACGTATACCTTATCCTG gaaTGACTAATGCTGAAGTGTTACATCAAGTTGAGCATGGTTATCGTATGCCATGTCCACCAAGTTGTCCAAATGCTCTCTATGATATTATGCTTGAATGTTGGAACAAGGATCCAATGAAGAGGCCAACATTTGAGACACTTCAATGGAAACTTGAAGATTTCTTTACAATGGAAGGCTCAGAATATAAAGAAGCATctggatattaa
- the LOC122850124 gene encoding ubiquitin carboxyl-terminal hydrolase 14 — protein MPQYTIKVKWGKEMFPNVEVNTDEEPMLFKAQLYALTGVQPERQKVMVKGMTLRDDDWGALKLKDGATVLMMGSKEEDVPVEPTVKPIFMEDMNESELATALELPSGLTNLGNTCYLNATVQCLKTVPQLRDALKNFPGGLAATGGSGVGALVPSQSITAALRDLYDGMDKGSSLRPIVLVQMMHLAFPRFAEKSEHGGFQQQDANECWTELVRMLQQKLPPQETTNSIEGSYKPASLIEQYFGGSFETELKCVECEDETPTKGKEDFLQLSCFISTDVKYMHSGLRNKLQEQITKLSPTLGRDAVYTKTSKINRLPAYLTIQFVRFFYKEKGAINAKILKDVKFPLDFDAYELCTPELQNKLTPMRDRFKAIEDKKVEDALNIKDKKPKGEETEIAVKKEPFWFENDLGSNNSGLYTLQAVLTHRGRSSSSGHYVAWVRQTGDSWLKCDDETVTVVTTEEILKLSGGGDWHCAYVLLYGPKILELPIEETK, from the exons atgccaCAATATACAA tTAAGGTAAAATGGGGCAAAGAAATGTTTCCAAATGTCGAGGTAAATACCGATGAAGAGCCAATGTTATTCAAAGCTCAACTCTATGCTTTAACTGGTGTTCAACCAGAGAGACAAAAAGTCATGGTCAAAGGAATGACACTGAGGGATGATGATTGGGGTGCATTAAAACTCAAAgat ggagCAACTGTTTTAATGATGGGTTCAAAAGAAGAAGATGTACCAGTTGAACCAACAGTTAAACCAATATTTATGGAGGACATGAATGAAAGTGAATTGGCAACAGCACTTGAGCTACCATCTGGTTTAACAAATCTTGGAAATACATGTTATTTAAATGCAACAGTACAATGTTTAAAAACAGTACCACAGCTACGTgatgcattaaaaaattttcctgGTGGTTTAGCAGCAACTGGTGGTAGTGGTGTTGGTGCATTAGTACCATCACAAAGTATAACTGCTGCATTGAGAGATCTTTATGATGGTATGGATAAAGGTTCATCATTAAGACCAATTGTACTTGTACAAATGATGCATTTAGCATTTCCAAGATTTGCTGAAAAATCAGAACATGGAGGTTTTCAACAACAAGATGCCAATGAATGTTGGACTGAACTTGTTAGAAtgttacaacaaaaattaccACCACAAGAAACAACAAATAGTATTGAAGGTTCTTATAAACCAGCTTCATTAATTGAACAATATTTTGGTGGTTCATTTGAGACAGAATTAAAATGTGTTGAATGTGAAGATGAAACACCAACAAAAGGAAAAGAagattttcttcaattaagttgttttatttcaactgATGTTAAATATATGCACTCGGGATTAAGAAATAAACTTCAAGAACAAATTACTAAATTATCACCAACATTGGGACGTGATGCTGTCTACACTAAAaca tcaaAAATTAACAGGCTACCAGCATATCTTACAATTCAATTTGTAAGATTTTTCTACAAAGAAAAAGGTGCAATTAAtgctaaaatattaaaagacgTTAAATTTCCATTGGATTTTGATGCATATGAACTTTGTACACcagaattacaaaataaattgacaccAATGCGTGATAGATTCAAGGCTATTGAGgataaaaaagttgaagatgcattaaatattaaagataaaaaaccaaaaggTGAAGAGACTGAAATTGCAGTTAAAAAAGAACCATTTTGGTTTGAAAATGATTTGGGATCAAACAACAGTGGATTGTATACACTTCAAGCTGTTTTAACACACAGAGGTAGATCAAGTTCAAGTGGTCATTATGTTGCTTGGGTACGTCAAACTGGTGATTCTTGGCTCAAGTGTGATGATGAGACAGTCACAGTTGTTACAActgaagaaatattaaaattaagtggtggtggtgattgGCACTGTGCATATGTGCTTCTTTATGGACCCAAAATTCTTGAATTGCCAATTGAAGAAacgaaatga
- the LOC122850153 gene encoding guanine nucleotide-binding protein subunit beta-5 gives MDSASSEAEIFEKLEKETESLKLRLEDERKKLNDVTLADVSDRLENVNWINIKPRRVLKGHQAKVLCLDWSPDKRHIVSSSQDGKMIIWDAFTTNKEYAVTMPTTWVMACAYAPSGNLVACGGLDNKVTVYPLSLEDDVTSKKKTVGTHTSYMSCCAFPNSDQQILTGSGDSTCALWDVESGQLLQNFHGHSGDVMSIDLAPSETGNTFVSGSCDKMVLIWDMRSGQCCQSFEGHESDVNSVRFHPSGDAVATGSDDATCRLFDLRADKEVAVYAKESIIFGANSVDLSVSGRLLFAGYNDYTVNIWDTLKCQRVALLYGHENRVSCLRVSPDGTALSTGSWDTTIRVWA, from the exons atggATTCAGCGTCAAGTGAAgctgaaatttttgaaaaacttgaaaaagaaaCAGAGTCATTAAAACTTCGCCTTgaagatgaaagaaaaaaactcaATGATGTTACac ttGCTGATGTATCTGATAGACTTGAAAATGtaaattggataaatataaaaccacGTCGTGTATTAAAGGGACATCAAGCAAAAGTATTATGTTTAGACTGGTCACCAGATAAACGACATAttgtatcatcatcacaagatggaaaaatgataatatggGATGCATTTACAACGAATAAAGAATATGCTGTAACAATGCCAACAACATGGGTCATGGCATGTGCATATGCACCAAGTGGCAATCTTGTTGCATGTGGTGGTCTTGATAATAAAGTAACTGTTTATCCATTGAGTCTTGAAGATGATGTcacgagtaaaaaaaaaactgttggTACACATACATCGTATATGTCATGTTGTGCATTTCCCAATAGTGATCAACAAATATTAACTGGTAGTGGTGATAGTACTTGTGCTCTATGGGATGTTGAAAGTGGACagttattacaaaattttcatgGACATTCTGGTGATGTTATGTCCATTGATTTAGCACCAAGTGAAACTGGTAACACATTTGTATCTGGAAGTTGTGATAAAATGGTACTAATATGGGACATGAGAAGTGGACAGTGTTGTCAAAGTTTCGAAGGACATGAATCAGATGTTAACTCA gtACGTTTTCATCCAAGTGGGGATGCTGTTGCAACTGGCTCTGATGATGCAACTTGTCGTTTGTTTGATTTACGTGCTGACAAGGAAGTTGCTGTTTATGCAAaagaatcaataatatttggtGCAAATTCAGTTGATCTAAGTGTCAGTGGTCGTTTATTATTTGCTGGGTATAATGATTATACTGTTAACATATGGGATACACTTAAATGTCAACGTGTTGCATTATTATATGGACATGAAAATCGTGTATCTTGTTTACGTGTTTCACCAGATGGTACTGCACTATCAACTGGTAGCTGGGATACAACAATCAGAGTTTGGGCGTAA
- the LOC122850116 gene encoding ATP synthase subunit alpha, mitochondrial, which produces MALQSLRLAASVAKQFPNATIQMKWPVASVYATRKYHVSCTRRSAEISAILEERILGSAPKANLEETGRVLSIGDGIARVYGLKNIQADEMVEFSSGLKGMALNLEPDNVGVVVFGNDRHIMEGDIVKRTGAIVDVPVGDELLGRVVDALGNPIDGKGPLNNKLRFRIGTKAPGIIPRESVREPMQTGIKAVDSLVPIGRGQRELIIGDRQTGKTALAIDTIINQKRFNDAGDDKKKLFCIYVAIGQKRSTVAQIVKRLSDSGAMDYTIIVSATASDAAPLQYLAPYSGCAMGEFFRDNGKHALIIYDDLSKQAVAYRQMSLLLRRPPGREAYPGDVFYLHSRLLERAAKMNIKLGGGSLTALPIIETQAGDVSAYIPTNVISITDGQIFLETELFYKGIRPAINVGLSVSRVGSAAQTKAMKQVAGSMKLELAQYREVAAFAQFGSDLDAATQQLLNRGVRLTELLKQGQYVPMAIEEQVAVIYCGVRGYLDKMDPAKITAFEQEFLAHIRSSHKELTATIAKENTISEASDAKLKKVVVDFLASFNA; this is translated from the exons ATGGCCCTTCAATCACTGCGTTTAGCTGCATCCGTGGCAAAACAATTTCCAAATGCCACAATtcag atgAAATGGCCAGTAGCAAGTGTATATGCTACTCGTAAATATCATGTCAGTTGCACCAGAAGATCAGCTGAAATTTCAGCTATCTTGGAAGAACGTATATTGGGATCAGCACCAAAA gCTAATCTTGAAGAAACTGGTCGTGTATTGAGCATTGGTGATGGTATTGCTCGTGTAtatggtttaaaaaatattcaagccGATGAGATGGTTGAATTTAGTTCTGGATTAAAAGGTATGGCTCTTAATTTGGAACCAGATAATGTTGGTGTTGTCGTATTTGGTAATGATAGACATATCATGGAGGGTGATATTGTCAAACGTACTGGTGCCATTGTTGATGTACCAGTTGGTGATGAACTTCTTGGACGTGTTGTTGATGCACTTGGTAATCCAATTGATGGTAAAGGTCCACTTAATAATAAGCTTAGATTCCGTATTGGTACAAAAGCTCCAGGCATTATTCcaag agagTCTGTACGTGAGCCTATGCAAACTGGTATCAAAGCTGTTGATTCTTTAGTACCAATTGGTCGTGGTCAACGTGAATTGATCATTGGTGACAGACAAACTGGTAAAACAGCTCTTGCCATTGACACAATCATCAATCAAAAACGTTTTAATGATGctggtgatgataaaaaaaaacttttctgTATTTACGTTGCTATTGGACAAAAAAGATCTACAGTTGCACAAATTGTCAAACGTTTAAGTGACTCTGGTGCAATGGattatacaattattgtaTCAGCAACAGCATCAGATGCAGCACCATTACAATACTTGGCACCATACTCTGGTTGTGCTATGGGTGAATTTTTCCGTGACAATGGAAAACATGCTTTAATTATctatgatgatttatcaaaacaagCTGTTGCCTATCGTCAAATGTCATTGTTACTTAGACGTCCACCAGGTCGTGAAGCTTATCCTGGTGATGTCTTTTATCTTCATTCACGTCTTCTTGAACGTGCTGCTAAGATGAACATTAAACTTGGTGGTGGTTCATTGACTGCATTGCCAATTATTGAAACACAAGCTGGTGATGTATCAGCTTACATTCCAACAAATGTCATTTCAATTACTGATGGACAAATTTTCTTGGAAACTGAACTTTTCTACAAAGGTATTCGTCCAGCTATTAATGTTGGTCTTTCAGTATCACGTGTAGGTTCAGCTGCTCAAACAAAAGCCATGAAACAAGTTGCTGGTTCAATGAAATTGGAATTGGCACAATATCGTGAAGTTGCTGCTTTTGCACAATTTGGTTCCGATTTAGATGCTGCAACTCAACAACTTCTTAATCGTGGTGTTCGTCTTACTGAACTTCTTAAACAAGGACAATATG TCCCAATGGCTATTGAAGAACAAGTTGCTGTCATCTACTGTGGTGTCCGTGGTTATCTTGACAAAATGGACCCAGCTAAAATTACTGCCTTTGAGCAAGAATTCCTTGCACACATCAG atCATCCCACAAAGAATTGACCGCTACCATTGCCAAGGAAAACACCATCAGTGAAGCATCTGATGCTAAACTTAAGAAAGTTGTTGTTGACTTCCTCGCTTCATTCAACGCGTAA
- the LOC122850127 gene encoding elongation factor Tu-like, with amino-acid sequence MVSLGKSIKTILQGIKLTTISINRPYSIVEKSKYLSLKYQLKNSFKIYSLSTRNSSSLEKDEICNIGTIGHVDHGKTTLTAAITKVLSEENKNCKYVPFDQIDKAPQEKSRGITINVAHVGYQTKKRRYAHTDCPGHADFIKNMISGASQMDGAILLVAADDGTMPQTREHLYLAKQLGITKIVIYINKADLVDEELLDLVEIEARELLTNIGFDGCEAPVVRGSALLALKGEKSHYGVDSIKRLMDAADEHFSVPERDYVSPFLLPIDNAINIAGRGTVVVGTLKRGIIKKNAVADLLGFDNDTKTSVSDIQIFHKSVTEAKAGENIGVLLRGVKFSNVFRGMMLSAKDTMASSNHFEAQMYLLDTSEGGRVHPLPAAGHCTPIYSATWSVQTRFDFLVEGSSNMLMPGEQTTARLTLVKKMPMVEGQSFTVRENKTTVATGVVTKILKSIHVVKNKMNEVVVRGLSKDEKQNKKK; translated from the exons atggtTTCACTAGGAAAGAGTATTAAAACAATACTCCAAggaattaaattaacaacaatatcaataaatcGTCCATActcaattgttgaaaaatcaaaatatttgtcattaaaatatcagttaaaaaattcatttaaaatatattcattatcaaCAAGGAATTCATCAAGTCTTGAAAAAGATGAAATTTGTAACATAGGTACCATTGGTCATGTCGATCATGGTAAAACAACATTAACAGCAGCAATAACAAAAGTACTGtctgaagaaaataaaaattgtaaatatgtGCCATTTGATCAAATAGACAAAGCACCACAAGAAAAATCAAGAGGAATAACAATAAATGTTGCACATGTTGGATAtcaaactaaaaaaagaaGGTATGCACATACAGATTGCCCAGGACATgctgattttattaaaaatatgataagtGGTGCATCCCAAATGGACGGTGCTATTTTATTAGTGGCTGCTGATGATGGTACAATGCCACAAACAAGAGAACATCTGTATCTTGCTAAACAACTTGGTATCACTAAAATTGTCATATACATCAACAAG GCTGATTTGGTTGATGAGGAGTTATTGGATCTTGTTGAGATAGAAGCTAGAGAGCTATTAACAAATATTGGCTTTGATGGGTGTGAAGCACCAGTTGTTAGAGGTTCAGCTCTGCTTGCATTAAAAGGTGAAAAATCACATTATGGTGTTGATTCAATAAAACGCTTGATGGATGCTGCTGATGAACATTTTTCAGTACCTGAAAGAGACTATGTCTCACCATTCCTTTTACCAATTGATAATGCAATCAATATTGCTGGTAGAGGaactgttgttgttggtaCACTCAAACGtggtattatcaaaaaaaatgcagTTGCTGATCTGCTTGGATTTGACAATGATACAAAAACAAGTGTATCAGATATCCAG aTATTTCATAAGAGTGTAACTGAAGCCAaagctggtgaaaatattgGTGTTTTATTAAGAGGGGTCAAGTTTTCAAATGTATTTAGAGGTATGATGTTGAGTGCTAAGGATACTATGGCATCCAGCAATCATTTTGAAGCCCAAATGTATCTCCTTGATACCTCAGAGGGTGGGCGAGTTCATCCATTACCT gcTGCTGGACATTGTACACCAATTTACAGTGCAACCTGGTCAGTGCAAACAAGATTCGATTTTTTGGTAGAAGGATCAAGCAATATGTTGATGCCCGGTGAACAGACAACAGCACGTTTAacacttgttaaaaaaatgcCAATGGTCGAGGGACAATCATTTACTGTTCGTGAAAATAAAACTACTGTTGCAACTGGTGTTGTtaccaaaatattaaaatccaTTCATgtcgttaaaaataaaatgaatgaagTTGTTGTACGTGGGCTAAGTAaagatgaaaaacaaaataaaaaaaaatag